The DNA region TAGCCAGAGATAATCAATGGGTAAGGCTGCCTTCCAGCTGATATTGACAACCACGATTTCCAACAAGACCAACCACAATCCCCGCAACAACAGGTAGCGGCTTAATGCCATTTTATCCCCCTGCTTGGCCAACTGGAGATAAGCAGATACCCCCGCCAGGAAAATAAAAGCCGGGGCACAAAAATGAGTTATCCAACGCGTCATGAACCATGCGGGGGATGTGTGGGAAAGATCCAATGTCGAAAAAGCCGTAGGAGCCCAATAATCCCTAATATGATCCAGAGCCATCAATACAATTGCCAATCCCCTGATAACATCAATCCCCTGATAACGGTCAGTGTGCGTCATACTGCTCATCACATCTCTCCGGCACGTCGAACTGAAGTGGTCCAGAAGTTCACTGAAAGCGATAAGGAAAGTGAACGAACATGGTGAAACCAGCCATCAGGGATAAACAACATATCACCGGATCCAACCAACACTTTTAAAAAGTTAACCTCTTGTGCTTCCGGATGACGGGAATAGTCAGGTTCCTCGGCATTAACCTCGCTTCCTTCGAGGCCGCCATCCTTGTGGGTAGCCCAGGCATATAGATGTGTTCGCTCATGCGGTGCAGCAAGAATAAAAGCTTTTTCTCCCCAGACCTGGGCAAACAGGTTATCGGAGTCATCGCGATGCAAGGGGGTTACAGTACCCTGGGGGCCAATCCAGATACGTGGAGGAATATATTGGTCATGTCGGAAATATACCGGCCAGCGAATTAATGTTTCCAGGGATTCCGGCAGTGAATTACTACCGAGATACTCAGGCAGTTTATTATCTCCTGTTTTATATGCTTTAGCGGAGCGAATAAAGTCTGCCATAGATTCAGCTTTGAACTTGCGGTTTTTGGAAAAAGTTTGCGATACATAATCACCTGTTCGGATCATGCCTTGCAGTCCTTCAAAATGAAGTACACTTTCTTCCTGGCTCATGTTGTAAAGCGGCCACTCTTTCAAGGCATTGGTAATGATGACCGGTTTGCATGGGAGCACATACTGCTGATAGAAAACCT from Cellvibrio japonicus Ueda107 includes:
- a CDS encoding cupin-like domain-containing protein, yielding MELERIAEKIFARANEIPGMQGVLAFQFTSGDSLSITVSDSVKVGHCDAPSDVTIKMSTDDFVAVANKSRDLERLFTAGKILVEGDFGLATLLPQAIRASLSDRNTENKIDSNVEEQRFPAPERYSEFVTAAQPPLRTVERWDSDDLSPEVFYQQYVLPCKPVIITNALKEWPLYNMSQEESVLHFEGLQGMIRTGDYVSQTFSKNRKFKAESMADFIRSAKAYKTGDNKLPEYLGSNSLPESLETLIRWPVYFRHDQYIPPRIWIGPQGTVTPLHRDDSDNLFAQVWGEKAFILAAPHERTHLYAWATHKDGGLEGSEVNAEEPDYSRHPEAQEVNFLKVLVGSGDMLFIPDGWFHHVRSLSLSLSVNFWTTSVRRAGEM